Proteins from one Methanococcus maripaludis C5 genomic window:
- a CDS encoding 3'-5' exonuclease — MKVFLDTETTGLEPGQIAQISYIISDDDLNIQKAENIYFKVKSMEPKAQSVHGLSIEKLESLSEGKSFADHSTQILDDINQKILICHNVPFDYKFLNSEFVRCGIEYDPKKFCTMNHYTNLCGIPNPYRPGYKWPRLEETLDFLSIEKSEVLKNALNLFGNTTGFHDSRFDSMGLFMIYKEGIKRGFIQ; from the coding sequence ATGAAAGTATTTTTGGACACTGAAACAACAGGCCTCGAACCAGGCCAAATTGCGCAGATATCGTACATAATTTCAGATGACGATTTGAATATTCAAAAGGCAGAAAACATATATTTTAAAGTTAAATCCATGGAACCAAAGGCTCAAAGCGTTCATGGATTGTCTATTGAAAAACTAGAAAGCCTTTCTGAAGGAAAATCATTTGCTGATCACTCCACTCAAATTTTAGATGATATTAACCAGAAAATCTTAATTTGTCACAATGTTCCATTTGATTACAAATTTTTAAACTCTGAATTTGTACGTTGCGGCATTGAATATGATCCTAAAAAATTCTGTACTATGAATCACTACACCAATTTATGTGGGATTCCTAATCCTTATCGCCCAGGTTATAAATGGCCAAGGCTGGAAGAAACTTTGGATTTTTTAAGTATTGAAAAAAGTGAAGTTTTAAAAAATGCATTGAACCTTTTTGGAAATACGACTGGTTTTCATGATTCTAGGTTTGACTCTATGGGTCTTTTTATGATTTATAAAGAAGGAATTAAAAGAGGATTTATACAATAA
- a CDS encoding WYL domain-containing protein, whose protein sequence is MVINTLKTAIKSKKTVTFQYEGLPRVVEPHMIAITDTGKWILKAFQTWTFESRNRPDWKFFSIPNIKDLIMMNKSFESKKDFEKNQLYIDKIIIQV, encoded by the coding sequence ATGGTAATAAATACTTTAAAAACGGCAATAAAAAGTAAAAAAACAGTTACTTTTCAATATGAAGGTCTGCCAAGAGTAGTTGAACCGCACATGATTGCAATAACCGATACTGGAAAATGGATCTTAAAAGCATTTCAGACATGGACCTTTGAGTCAAGAAATCGGCCTGATTGGAAGTTTTTTTCAATTCCAAATATCAAAGATTTAATTATGATGAACAAATCTTTTGAATCTAAAAAAGATTTTGAAAAAAACCAATTATATATTGATAAAATAATAATTCAGGTTTAA
- a CDS encoding low molecular weight phosphatase family protein encodes MDSFSEISNEKIAFVCIHNKRRSVMAESFAKNLGLNAYSAGLEKTEHVDEKIVEVMNELGLKVKEKPETISELNLKIGNIDILVTLGCIGSCPIVPAKKYIAWNIKDPAGKELEVYRKIRDEIKIKVEELLKSEF; translated from the coding sequence TTGGACAGCTTTTCTGAAATTTCAAATGAAAAAATAGCATTTGTATGCATCCACAACAAAAGGCGAAGTGTAATGGCGGAATCTTTTGCAAAAAATCTTGGGTTAAACGCATACAGTGCAGGGCTCGAAAAAACAGAACATGTTGATGAAAAAATAGTTGAAGTAATGAATGAATTAGGGCTAAAAGTTAAAGAAAAGCCGGAAACTATTTCAGAACTTAACTTAAAAATAGGGAATATCGATATTTTAGTTACCCTTGGGTGTATTGGTTCATGCCCTATCGTTCCTGCAAAAAAATACATTGCTTGGAATATAAAAGACCCTGCCGGAAAAGAACTTGAAGTTTATCGAAAAATTCGGGATGAAATAAAAATAAAAGTTGAAGAACTTTTAAAAAGTGAATTTTAA
- the arsB gene encoding ACR3 family arsenite efflux transporter — protein MANGIGFFEKYLSVWVFFCIVFGILLGNFLPELPSYLSKLTISQVNLPIAILVWFMIYPMMVKIDFSAVKNLGKSHLVKGLSLTWIVNWLIKPFSMFLIAYFFLVTVFSQYFGLLPLELAKEYVAGAILLGAAPCTAMVFVWSHLSKGDPFYTLLQVSTNDLIILLAFAPIVGFLMGLSNIPVPYNTLILSVGLFVVIPLIFGYYSRKYILKNKGIKWFENIFIPKLNNISIFGLLLTLILLFSFQGDLILNNPLYILLIAIPLIIQTYFIFGVSYIWGFKWKLPHNVCAPASFIGASNFFELAVAVAISLFGIESGAALATTVGVLVEVPVMLSLVKIANRTKNRFKL, from the coding sequence ATGGCAAATGGAATTGGTTTTTTTGAAAAATACCTTTCAGTATGGGTATTTTTTTGTATTGTTTTTGGAATACTTCTTGGAAACTTTTTGCCAGAACTTCCAAGTTATTTATCCAAACTTACGATTTCTCAGGTAAATCTTCCAATCGCTATTTTGGTTTGGTTTATGATCTACCCGATGATGGTAAAAATAGACTTTTCTGCGGTTAAAAATCTTGGAAAATCGCATCTTGTAAAAGGACTTTCGTTAACCTGGATTGTAAACTGGCTGATAAAACCATTTAGCATGTTTTTAATCGCATATTTCTTCCTTGTAACTGTATTTTCGCAGTATTTTGGATTATTGCCATTAGAACTTGCAAAAGAATACGTTGCGGGAGCCATACTTCTTGGAGCAGCACCTTGCACTGCAATGGTTTTTGTATGGTCACACCTTTCAAAAGGGGATCCATTTTACACGCTTTTACAGGTATCCACAAATGATTTAATAATATTATTGGCATTTGCACCAATTGTTGGTTTTTTAATGGGTTTATCAAATATTCCAGTTCCATATAACACATTAATTCTTTCAGTAGGTTTATTTGTTGTAATTCCTTTGATTTTTGGGTACTATTCGAGAAAATACATTTTAAAAAATAAAGGAATAAAATGGTTTGAAAACATATTTATCCCAAAATTAAACAACATTTCCATTTTCGGGTTGCTGTTGACGTTAATTTTATTATTCTCGTTTCAGGGCGATTTGATTTTAAACAATCCATTATATATCTTATTAATTGCAATTCCTTTGATTATCCAGACATATTTTATATTTGGAGTTTCCTACATCTGGGGATTTAAGTGGAAACTTCCACATAACGTATGTGCTCCAGCATCATTTATTGGTGCAAGCAACTTCTTTGAACTTGCGGTTGCTGTTGCAATTTCACTTTTTGGAATTGAAAGCGGTGCTGCCCTTGCAACTACTGTTGGAGTTTTAGTTGAAGTTCCAGTGATGTTGAGCCTTGTAAAAATTGCAAATCGAACTAAAAACCGTTTTAAATTATAA
- a CDS encoding epoxyqueuosine reductase: protein MQALTPEKLSELLIDMAKRLGSSHVGINNKETLKDSHFTTDLGYVLKGANSAITFAVPFSEENLDEYIDKYLSKKDHKTFEKCKVRATTLANGIALEIASFLDQIGYGSKAVNSNYEYRKENLKMVPPISHKLLALRSGIGHIGYSSLIITKEYGSSVAFATVVTTAELIPTKPLPAEENYCNNCKLCSACCLSNYRLNEEINGDIGGVKYTHAKTDDPARCIHVCGGFSGHGGKKWSTWSPARFEIPKDNNELINVMHNKAIPKHVMRSKIAGFEGGFYHPRMPGFKMEYTCSLCQVICHKDPEVRKERYRKLVNSGVIIEKNGKRMAVSAEEAKKWLDSLPEEKRKLYTE, encoded by the coding sequence ATGCAGGCGTTAACTCCCGAAAAACTTTCTGAATTATTAATAGATATGGCAAAACGACTTGGTTCAAGTCATGTTGGAATAAATAATAAGGAAACTTTAAAAGATAGCCATTTTACAACAGATTTAGGATACGTGCTAAAAGGCGCAAATTCAGCAATTACTTTTGCAGTTCCTTTTTCAGAAGAAAATTTAGATGAATATATCGATAAATACCTTTCAAAAAAAGACCATAAAACATTTGAAAAGTGTAAAGTTAGAGCAACTACCCTTGCAAATGGTATTGCACTTGAAATAGCTAGTTTTTTAGATCAGATTGGTTATGGGTCAAAAGCAGTTAATTCGAATTATGAATACAGAAAAGAAAACTTAAAAATGGTTCCCCCAATTTCGCATAAATTATTAGCATTAAGAAGCGGTATTGGGCATATTGGGTATTCAAGCCTTATAATAACAAAAGAATATGGTTCATCAGTTGCATTTGCGACAGTTGTAACAACAGCGGAGTTAATTCCTACAAAACCCCTCCCAGCTGAAGAAAATTATTGTAATAACTGTAAATTATGTTCTGCGTGTTGTCTTTCAAATTACAGGTTAAACGAAGAAATTAATGGTGATATTGGTGGAGTAAAGTATACTCATGCAAAAACTGACGATCCTGCTAGGTGTATTCACGTATGTGGTGGTTTTTCAGGCCATGGTGGAAAAAAATGGTCTACATGGTCCCCGGCAAGATTTGAAATTCCAAAAGATAATAATGAATTAATAAATGTTATGCACAACAAGGCCATTCCAAAACATGTAATGAGAAGTAAAATCGCAGGATTTGAAGGAGGATTTTATCATCCTAGAATGCCCGGGTTTAAAATGGAATATACATGCAGTTTATGTCAAGTAATCTGCCATAAAGACCCCGAAGTTAGAAAAGAACGGTATAGAAAATTAGTGAATAGTGGCGTAATTATTGAAAAGAATGGAAAAAGAATGGCTGTATCTGCAGAAGAAGCTAAAAAATGGCTTGATTCACTTCCCGAAGAAAAAAGAAAATTATATACTGAATAA
- a CDS encoding MarR family winged helix-turn-helix transcriptional regulator: MELVNDTYKIWEYMYAVSRNCLYQGIPKKEFLEISMSDKIYLETVYYMENPKISEIAEKLHYTSTAITNMTKKLEKKGYIKRIKSEEFDKRGVHIELTEKGKLMFRWKEEMNLATIDEFSKALTPEELETLDKLYEKIGSHLNKKLSLIYSQNPSGKKIEGRIIAL, encoded by the coding sequence ATGGAATTGGTAAATGACACGTATAAGATATGGGAATATATGTATGCAGTTTCAAGAAATTGCCTCTATCAAGGAATTCCAAAAAAAGAATTTTTGGAAATCAGCATGAGCGATAAAATTTATCTTGAAACAGTATATTATATGGAAAATCCTAAAATTTCCGAAATTGCAGAAAAATTGCACTACACAAGTACTGCAATTACAAATATGACCAAAAAATTAGAAAAAAAAGGATATATTAAAAGAATAAAATCTGAAGAATTTGATAAACGGGGAGTACATATTGAATTAACTGAAAAAGGAAAGTTGATGTTCCGTTGGAAAGAAGAAATGAATTTAGCTACGATAGATGAATTTTCAAAAGCATTAACTCCTGAAGAACTTGAAACTCTTGATAAATTATATGAAAAAATTGGAAGCCATTTGAATAAAAAACTTTCTTTAATTTATTCCCAAAATCCAAGTGGGAAAAAAATTGAAGGTAGAATAATTGCATTATAG
- a CDS encoding flavodoxin family protein produces MKVLGIIGSNRKAGNTATMVSKILSTLEEMNIETEKLFLSDYNYSSCNGCEGCRKTYKCVLKDDMQGIYKKIMEADAIVIGSPTYFYNITAETKAFLDRLYCYEIFDSNDRSVWIPLNEVLGLKYAVTVSVCEQEREEDMGFTPLALSKPLEALGYRVIENLKVLKVFEAGKVNEIPENIKKAENAGKKLGKYMFLRRNIAESIKMDK; encoded by the coding sequence ATGAAAGTACTTGGAATTATCGGAAGTAACAGGAAAGCTGGAAATACCGCAACAATGGTTTCTAAAATATTATCTACCCTTGAAGAAATGAATATTGAAACTGAAAAACTATTTTTATCTGATTATAACTATTCAAGCTGTAATGGCTGTGAAGGTTGCAGAAAAACTTACAAATGTGTGCTTAAAGACGATATGCAAGGAATATATAAAAAAATCATGGAAGCTGACGCAATAGTAATCGGATCGCCCACCTATTTTTACAATATTACAGCTGAAACAAAAGCATTCCTGGATAGACTTTATTGTTATGAAATATTTGATTCAAATGACAGATCTGTATGGATACCATTGAATGAAGTTTTAGGGTTAAAATATGCAGTTACTGTTTCAGTATGTGAACAGGAACGAGAAGAAGATATGGGATTTACGCCACTGGCATTGAGCAAACCTTTAGAAGCTCTTGGATATCGAGTAATAGAAAATTTAAAAGTATTGAAAGTATTTGAAGCTGGAAAAGTAAATGAAATTCCTGAAAACATAAAAAAAGCAGAAAATGCAGGAAAGAAACTTGGAAAATATATGTTTCTTAGAAGAAATATTGCAGAATCTATTAAAATGGATAAATAA
- a CDS encoding HEPN domain-containing protein: MEQKAGLEYLKKAKSNLNSSKILYENGEKINAVYFLQQTVELLSKSFLMYMGAGEKQLKKWMGHDCIVLHKMLESYNKKLMNQKLMPPKEHLEYSKYLHKNAIQDILKEMDSEYLIDGRKNDDYRLMIKEYSKKAESLDIKFMIKKTGNCIQNQIKSCFQNQILNHHSLTSLQDPYLTILDY; encoded by the coding sequence ATGGAACAAAAAGCAGGTTTAGAGTACTTAAAAAAAGCTAAATCTAACTTAAATTCTTCTAAAATACTTTATGAAAACGGGGAAAAGATAAATGCGGTTTATTTTTTACAGCAGACCGTAGAACTACTTTCTAAATCTTTTTTAATGTATATGGGTGCGGGAGAAAAACAGTTGAAAAAGTGGATGGGTCATGATTGCATAGTACTCCATAAAATGCTTGAATCCTACAACAAAAAGCTCATGAATCAAAAACTAATGCCACCAAAAGAACATTTGGAGTATTCTAAATATCTGCACAAAAATGCAATTCAAGATATTTTAAAAGAAATGGACTCTGAATATTTAATTGACGGCAGAAAAAACGATGATTACCGATTAATGATAAAGGAATATTCCAAAAAAGCTGAATCATTGGATATTAAGTTCATGATCAAAAAAACAGGGAATTGCATACAAAATCAGATAAAATCTTGCTTCCAAAACCAAATATTAAATCATCACTCGTTAACTTCTCTTCAAGATCCCTATTTAACTATTCTGGATTATTGA
- a CDS encoding DUF2115 domain-containing protein, protein MNSKELFKNLKEKARDYPVSDLIKVKYYFDREMKIVLKKYRENFVYSYFGLFYETLMEIKNKSESEIPTFDLDEVEIQKLNERIDFVSLELKTEKGREEIITLEKIVYPYLVFISKKPLHHLSLRFPGGNTIIEKKGIYFCPIRDAQENDLGICEFCCCKDYTDLY, encoded by the coding sequence ATGAACTCAAAAGAATTATTTAAAAATTTAAAGGAAAAAGCAAGAGATTACCCAGTATCCGACCTAATAAAAGTAAAATACTATTTTGATCGAGAAATGAAAATAGTTTTAAAAAAATACCGTGAAAATTTTGTTTATAGTTACTTTGGGCTATTTTATGAAACACTCATGGAAATAAAAAATAAATCCGAATCTGAAATTCCAACATTTGATCTGGACGAAGTCGAAATTCAAAAACTAAACGAAAGAATTGATTTTGTATCGTTAGAACTTAAAACTGAAAAGGGACGTGAAGAAATTATAACTCTTGAGAAAATAGTGTATCCATACCTTGTATTTATTTCTAAAAAGCCACTTCACCACCTTAGTTTAAGATTTCCAGGTGGGAATACAATTATTGAAAAAAAAGGAATTTATTTTTGCCCAATTCGGGATGCTCAGGAAAATGATCTCGGAATATGTGAATTTTGCTGTTGTAAGGATTATACTGATTTATATTGA
- a CDS encoding calcium/sodium antiporter, with translation MLEYFILYLIFGGILLIYGSEWFIAGSISIAKHLKISNFVIGATIVAFGTSLPEIVTSSYAALSGSPDLAVGNAVGSCIANIGIILGINLLLYPIIIKKREILKNGNIYLLATILLVILGYNGFSRFDGLILFLFMIIYVIYTIKTNESDSEEIISDITVKKALLFILIGLVGVILGSDLLIMGAKGIAEYFNILESIIGFSLVAFGNSLPELATSISAARRNLGIIVLGNVIGSNIANICIALSVSAMIVDIPKYNVELMVNTFMAFLLIFTLNREKIKKILNFKNVKMEYFSKMDEIDGIFYISTYLIFLAYLLGKTF, from the coding sequence ATGTTGGAATATTTTATATTATATCTAATATTTGGGGGTATTTTACTCATATATGGCAGTGAATGGTTCATTGCTGGAAGCATAAGTATTGCAAAACATCTCAAGATTTCAAATTTTGTAATCGGTGCAACAATTGTCGCATTTGGAACGTCACTTCCTGAAATTGTAACAAGTAGCTATGCTGCACTTTCTGGATCCCCCGACCTTGCAGTTGGAAATGCTGTTGGAAGCTGCATTGCAAATATCGGAATTATTTTGGGAATTAATCTATTATTGTACCCAATAATCATTAAAAAAAGAGAAATCTTAAAAAATGGAAATATTTATCTTTTAGCAACGATTTTACTGGTTATTTTGGGCTACAACGGCTTTTCAAGATTTGACGGACTGATATTATTTCTTTTTATGATTATTTACGTGATATATACAATTAAAACGAATGAATCTGACAGTGAAGAAATTATTTCAGATATTACTGTTAAAAAAGCATTGTTATTTATTTTAATTGGTTTAGTGGGGGTAATTTTGGGAAGTGATTTACTAATAATGGGTGCAAAAGGGATTGCAGAATATTTCAACATCCTTGAAAGTATTATTGGATTTTCACTCGTTGCATTTGGAAATTCATTGCCTGAACTTGCAACATCAATATCTGCTGCAAGAAGAAATCTTGGAATTATTGTTCTTGGAAATGTAATCGGAAGCAATATTGCAAATATTTGTATCGCATTGTCAGTTTCTGCGATGATTGTAGATATTCCCAAATACAACGTGGAATTGATGGTAAATACGTTCATGGCATTTTTACTAATTTTTACTTTAAATCGGGAAAAAATAAAGAAAATATTAAACTTTAAAAACGTTAAAATGGAGTATTTCTCAAAAATGGATGAAATTGATGGTATTTTTTATATATCGACCTATTTGATATTTTTAGCATATCTTTTAGGGAAGACATTTTAA
- a CDS encoding DUF6293 family protein, which yields MVINISIHIVPIGLDSPERFVEGFKRIPPSKVFFFLGKSGDEPVEIEANKIKEHVEKSLGDYVERETINVDPFDFSNVMGEFAKIIRNGLRSNKNVYINVSSSTKIVNVAAYMSASLFSARLYYIKAETYLMTDLTSKLEDESHLKETMDYYLRDGAYLSKGAKGIVEIPVLKMNPPSKDELKVLKKINDSAKESFESLKELVINCLELEYNGTNRNKYSLIVRTLEKNGFLETDRSRSRNRDIKLTESGKVIASISDILEEMSD from the coding sequence ATGGTGATTAATATCAGTATACATATTGTACCAATTGGTTTAGATTCCCCTGAACGATTTGTAGAGGGTTTTAAAAGAATTCCTCCTTCAAAAGTATTCTTTTTCTTAGGAAAGTCTGGGGATGAACCTGTTGAAATAGAAGCTAATAAAATTAAAGAACACGTTGAAAAAAGCCTTGGAGATTATGTAGAACGTGAAACCATCAATGTTGATCCATTTGATTTTTCAAATGTCATGGGCGAATTTGCAAAAATCATTAGAAATGGCCTCAGAAGTAATAAAAACGTATACATAAATGTTTCATCATCTACGAAAATAGTAAATGTGGCAGCATATATGTCTGCATCATTGTTTTCTGCAAGACTTTATTATATAAAAGCGGAAACATACCTAATGACAGATTTAACATCTAAATTAGAAGATGAATCCCATTTAAAAGAAACAATGGACTATTATCTTCGAGATGGAGCTTATTTGAGTAAAGGTGCTAAAGGAATAGTCGAAATACCTGTTCTGAAAATGAATCCACCTTCAAAAGATGAATTAAAAGTACTTAAAAAAATAAATGATAGTGCTAAAGAATCTTTTGAATCATTAAAAGAACTAGTTATAAATTGTTTGGAATTGGAGTATAATGGGACAAATAGAAACAAATACTCCCTAATCGTCCGAACTTTGGAAAAAAATGGATTTTTGGAAACTGATCGATCTCGAAGTAGGAATCGAGACATTAAATTAACTGAATCGGGTAAGGTTATTGCAAGTATCAGTGATATTTTGGAAGAAATGTCAGATTAA
- a CDS encoding TIR domain-containing protein: MVRTKLFLSYYHKDDQYYKNRFEELFGHLFINKSVKDGDIAEDLSTNYIKRLIQEGYLKDTSVIVVLLGENTQKRKHVDWEISGAIDKMVGNYSGLIGLCLPTHPAYGKKNYTPDSIPPRLEDNLNSGYARMYDWTENPSTIKRLVNEAFTRKNNNSDLIDNSRNQFQRNR; this comes from the coding sequence ATGGTGCGCACAAAATTATTCTTAAGTTACTATCATAAAGACGATCAATATTACAAAAACAGATTTGAAGAACTTTTTGGTCATTTATTCATTAATAAATCCGTTAAAGATGGGGATATTGCAGAAGATTTGAGTACAAACTATATAAAACGACTGATTCAAGAGGGTTATCTAAAAGATACGTCTGTAATCGTGGTTTTGCTTGGTGAAAATACTCAAAAAAGAAAACATGTTGACTGGGAAATTTCTGGTGCAATAGACAAAATGGTTGGAAATTATTCTGGGTTAATTGGTCTTTGTTTACCAACGCATCCGGCATACGGTAAAAAAAACTATACTCCGGATAGCATACCGCCAAGACTTGAAGATAATCTAAACTCAGGTTATGCTAGAATGTACGATTGGACAGAAAATCCTTCAACGATAAAGAGGTTGGTGAATGAAGCATTTACACGTAAAAATAATAATTCTGATTTAATTGATAATTCAAGAAACCAATTTCAGAGAAATCGGTAA
- a CDS encoding DEAD/DEAH box helicase: MGRAFELLNNMQHNKSFSDYIEHVREIPEKDPEYSEEELNLPECIQNYLDNKGIKPYTHQYETLKHARNGKNVLITTSTASGKSLCFNLPVFEKLVNNSSATALYIYPTKALSNDQLTTLKSMESEMGLEIHPDKYDGDTNKAIRPEIKRKSRLIATNPYMLHRILPHHDHGWARFFRNLKYVIIDEAHMYRGVFGSHVSFLIRRLRRICKFYKSNPQFIMSTATLANPEEFSKKLTGLDFEIVENDGSQKSKKYFILYNLMKQENSEESWNKAAVRLFNANMLSELQTLAFTRTRRMAELLSVYVKAELDPMLQNKVSAYRSGYSTKNRIEIENRLKRGELWGTFSTNALEVGIDIGSLDSVIMYGYPGTLMSLWQQAGRAGRAGSDSIVTLFANADALDQYLVKHPEMIFEKTPENAVIDLNNPYILEKQLLCAAYELYLTPDGNDLEFCTDIKKHISNLEEKGLLDKQNGGYLSTVKNPALNVNINFISSNNFKVKDENGKLIEEIDMWRVFSEAHPGAILINQSVKYLIESMDYKNRICKARKVKYDYHTDAYALTDIKIEKEIDSRNYGEFTFHFGEVLVITEYFEFAEKKYGNILNRKPLVLPPLKFKTTAMWITFPPRFMKAVTEGDKSDIGGLHGAEHAMINIFPLHVMCDRSDIGGVSVLKHQDTKRSTIFIYDGMEGGIGLSEKAFTLPKKIVKTAYELVRDCNCETGCPACIYSPKCGNSNQELDKVSTLRILEGLNKKLEFELDWWLDEKEK, translated from the coding sequence ATGGGGCGGGCGTTTGAATTACTAAACAACATGCAACACAATAAGTCATTTAGCGACTATATTGAACATGTTCGAGAAATTCCAGAAAAAGATCCTGAATACTCCGAAGAAGAATTGAATCTTCCAGAATGTATTCAAAATTATCTGGATAATAAAGGAATTAAACCATACACACACCAGTATGAAACACTAAAACATGCCCGAAATGGAAAAAACGTACTTATTACAACATCAACTGCATCGGGAAAGAGTTTATGTTTTAATTTACCTGTATTCGAGAAGTTAGTAAATAACAGTTCTGCGACTGCACTTTATATCTACCCAACAAAAGCGCTGTCTAATGATCAATTAACAACCCTAAAATCCATGGAATCTGAAATGGGTTTGGAAATTCATCCTGATAAGTATGATGGAGATACTAACAAAGCCATACGCCCAGAAATTAAAAGAAAAAGTCGACTAATCGCCACAAACCCCTACATGCTGCATAGAATTTTACCCCATCATGATCATGGATGGGCCCGCTTTTTTAGAAATCTTAAATATGTAATAATTGATGAAGCTCACATGTATAGGGGAGTCTTTGGATCCCACGTATCTTTTTTAATCAGACGTTTAAGACGAATCTGCAAATTTTACAAGTCAAATCCACAATTTATAATGTCCACTGCAACTCTTGCAAATCCTGAGGAGTTTTCTAAAAAACTAACAGGACTTGATTTTGAAATTGTTGAAAACGATGGATCTCAAAAGAGTAAGAAATATTTTATACTGTATAATTTAATGAAACAGGAAAATTCGGAAGAATCCTGGAATAAAGCAGCTGTTAGACTGTTTAATGCAAACATGCTATCGGAACTTCAAACCTTGGCATTTACAAGAACTAGAAGAATGGCAGAATTACTTTCAGTATATGTAAAAGCGGAACTCGATCCAATGCTTCAGAATAAGGTTTCGGCTTATCGGTCAGGATACAGCACAAAAAACAGAATCGAAATAGAAAACAGATTAAAAAGAGGGGAACTGTGGGGTACATTTTCTACAAATGCTCTTGAAGTTGGAATTGATATTGGGTCCCTCGACTCAGTAATAATGTATGGATATCCTGGAACTTTAATGTCTCTTTGGCAGCAAGCGGGCCGTGCAGGACGTGCAGGAAGTGATTCAATAGTTACTCTCTTTGCAAATGCGGATGCACTTGACCAGTACTTGGTAAAACATCCTGAAATGATCTTTGAAAAAACTCCGGAAAATGCAGTTATTGATTTAAATAATCCATATATCCTTGAAAAACAGCTTCTTTGTGCAGCTTATGAATTGTATTTAACGCCTGATGGAAATGATTTAGAATTTTGTACAGATATCAAAAAACATATTTCAAATTTGGAAGAAAAGGGACTTTTGGATAAACAAAATGGTGGATATTTGTCAACTGTCAAAAATCCTGCATTAAATGTGAACATTAACTTTATTTCTTCAAATAATTTCAAAGTTAAAGATGAAAATGGGAAACTAATCGAAGAAATTGACATGTGGCGAGTATTTTCTGAAGCGCATCCTGGTGCGATTCTTATCAATCAGAGTGTAAAATATCTTATCGAATCAATGGATTACAAAAATAGGATTTGTAAAGCTAGAAAAGTAAAATATGATTACCATACAGATGCCTATGCCCTAACCGATATAAAAATTGAAAAAGAAATTGATTCTAGAAATTATGGGGAATTTACATTCCATTTTGGAGAAGTTTTGGTAATTACTGAATATTTTGAATTTGCGGAAAAGAAGTACGGGAACATTTTAAATAGAAAACCATTGGTATTACCACCATTAAAATTCAAAACTACTGCAATGTGGATTACATTTCCACCAAGGTTCATGAAAGCAGTAACTGAGGGGGATAAAAGCGATATTGGTGGACTTCACGGTGCAGAACATGCGATGATAAATATATTCCCACTTCATGTGATGTGTGATAGAAGTGATATTGGCGGAGTTTCCGTTCTAAAACACCAAGATACCAAACGTTCAACGATTTTCATATACGATGGGATGGAAGGTGGGATTGGATTATCTGAAAAAGCATTTACTCTTCCAAAAAAGATCGTTAAAACTGCATACGAACTTGTTCGGGACTGTAACTGTGAAACGGGATGCCCTGCATGCATATATTCTCCAAAATGCGGGAATTCAAATCAGGAACTTGACAAGGTTTCAACTTTGAGGATACTTGAAGGATTGAATAAAAAACTTGAATTTGAGCTTGATTGGTGGCTTGATGAAAAAGAAAAGTGA